The Hordeum vulgare subsp. vulgare chromosome 4H, MorexV3_pseudomolecules_assembly, whole genome shotgun sequence genomic interval TGCATGTCCCCAGCAAGGTTTCTTTTTCCTGTGGAGGGCTCTTCGCATTGTGATACCTGGGATGATTGTTCTTGCACGTAGGCATATCAAGACCTCTCCCCAGTGTCCCATCTGCCGCTGCTGGGGAGCAGAGGAGGGTTTGGCAAGCGCTGGGACTTGGAGGTGTTCATCGAACAAGCAACACAGATTGATCGATCAAGGTCAATGTTTCCTGAGGAAATTTTGAGTAGTACTGTCAAACATTCAGCGGTGATGGGTCGGTACAGTGTACAAGAGATGATCGCGGTGGGGCCATGATATGTATATCTGGTGGCATCGGCGGGAGGTTGTTAATGGAGGAAAGGTGGCACCTGCTCAGTTAACTGCCTTTGCAATTCAGGCGCCGTTTGGTTCATCGTTTTGAGGCCCAATACACCTGTAAAATATACACATGTAAAATAAAAACGGAAGGGCCTCGCGTTGCTGCTTGGCATGTTGTTTTTGAGCTGTAAATTTTACACCGGTTCTCTCGCTTACACTCGGATTAGGCCGGTATTCGATCAGACCATTttccttacccccccccccccccccctccgcccCTCCTGTCTCGCCGCTGCCAAAGGCTCCAACCGACGAAAGCTCACCTCGATCCGGGGATGGCGGTGGTGCGGTGGTGCGCGGCGGCGAGGGCCGCGGGCGAGCGCGGTGGGCGACGGCGGACTCAGAGGAGTTCTCAAGTGGTCGGGCCTCCGGCAGCTGCTGTCCATGGGACGTCCAGATCCGGCGGCTTCTGTCGACGGACGTTGGTGACGGAGGCTGGAAAGGAATTTGATTTCGGCTGGAAACATGTACTTTACAGCAGTGTTTACATCCGGAAAAGAAATACAACCGGATTTTACTAGATGCTGGTAAGATACAAGTGTAAACATTTACAGTCGGAAAAGGAATCCAACATTCCAATGGCAGCAGGCTATTAGCGCGAACTATGCAAAAGCTTTCAGCAGTTCACAACCAACCCTGATACGTTGGGAGGAGCCTCCAAGGAATTCTTATAAACTGAATGAAATGGAACAGAGGCAGCTGATGCGGTCCTCCGCAATGATCATGATGAACTCGGTCATTGGATTCTTGATCACATGTTGGACTGGGCCTCGGTCACTGGTTGAAAACTTGGATGTAACAACATCGTCGTCGAGTCTGCCTATCAGGAAGTGATTCAAGCATGCAATGGTTTGTTTGGTCAAGGGGTGGAACTATGGAAGTGGTCATGTTTAATTTTAATTCTCCCGTGTATTGGGATGATGAAACCCCTAGCTATGTTTTATCGGATGATAAACTGTCTAACTATTACCTGATCGCATAAAGTCCACCAAGTGGCTTTCCCTCAAAATAAGAATACATGTTTCTTGTTCTGGTGCAGACAAATCATATGGAACGATGATGGCACATAATGAATTTTGATTCAATTGGTTCAGACAAACAAACAGAATAGACTGGACGGTGCATGAACCAGAGTGCGAGTTCTCCTGTAATCTTGTTCCATCATGGCTCGAGTCTTCTAGTGGCCGGATCAACCAGCATCATCCTTCTAACATAATCTGCACCATCTGATCATACAAAAGGTTGGCATCTCTCTCTACACATGGACGAACTTCCATGGATGCCAGGGCTCATCAAACACCCATCAAAACCGGGGCGTCAAAACTGCATAATAGTCTCTCCATTTCACACCATTTTCGCAGCATGGACCTGCTGCCCAATGCACGCCTACCTGGGAGAATTCATTTTTCAATTACATAGTACAATACATTAACAGTTAAAATCTCCCAACATATCAGATTACAATCTGCCAGTTGTTCTACGCAGGGGAGGGGGGCAGTGACGTGTACTCGCTTTCACGACCTCACCCTTTTATGGTCCCTCTCGACGTGATCATGGCTCCTGTGGTCATATGCATCCTTCCTCTTCCGGTCGTCGAGCTCAGTCACGGAGGAAAGGTACTCTTGACTGTCCATCGAGAGCTCGCCCTCCTCGGCGTTCTCTGCCGTGCGACCAGCACTCTGGTGCAGGGGCTGGGGCCAGCTCTGCCTTCTGTCGTGTTTTTTCTCATCCTTGGCAGCCATCTCCACGCCATGCTCCAGCTCCCTCTCAATCAGGTCATCGTCATCCATGATGTCAACCTTTCTACCAGCATCACCTTTTGATTTCCTCCGTTTCTCAAGCGCAGCTTTCACTTTATCTTTGTCTATCTTTTTCATTGCATCCATTGAGGATGACATATTAGGGCCTTCGTTGCTGCTGGCAATACCATCCTTTGCTTCCACCTTGGGTATCCTCTGGTTTGAGTTTTTCTTTTCAGGGGGGCCTGCCATGCTCGACTGTCTAGGTGCTTGATGATTTTCATGACCATGGCGCTCCTCTGCAGCTCCAGGAGCCTTTCCAAGAGCACGTGGATTAACCACACTTGCAGAGCTGCCTTCAGTATCATTCCCTTGGGATGGTGGTGGCACCACACGGTTTTGCTCGTACAGCTCCAACATTTGGTTGCTGACCTCTGGAAAAGAGTAATAATTGAAACTAATATAAGCATGGGTGCTTGGTGTGTATGTACTACTTCACAAGAGCATCAAAAGTAACAGTGGCAAAAAAAAGTGGCATCACTTCTAGTAATGAATATAACTAACAAAAAGTACTGCTTGCTAGCATTGCAAAATCACCAAAATAGAAGTGTCATCCTCATGTTTGATGGTATTTTCCATTTACATCTCTTTGCGATGCCACAAAGCTAATGTATGTATAACAAAAGTGATAAGGTCTCTTTGCGATGCCACTAAGCTAATGTATGTATAACAAAAGTGATAAGGTCTACCAATACACTAAAAACAAGACACAAACCCAAATCTTTCCAGTTCCACACCACAGGCCAAGTTCACATGGTATGCTCCTGACATGACATTTCCTAATGTATCCCAGaacattactccctccgtcccataatataagggtGTTTTTgacatgggacggagggagtaataattaAAAGATTCCCTTGAGCAAATCAAGCAACAGCATGTGTGTTGCTTGACCTAGGCAACCTACACTTAGTTCTGAGCAAATGATGAAAATTTGATCATCCAATCCACACAGGCTCCTAGAAAGTTAAAGCATGCCAACAGCTGCTGCTAGTCACGAGGATGCGAAATActacctctgtaaactaatattagACGTTTTAGATCaatagatcactattttagtgatctaaaacgtcttatattactTTGCAGAGAGAGTACTATTCTTAGGAGATTGAATAGTACAATAGTGCAAATATGCACTACTGACTTAAATCTGGAGACCAACCTTCCAACTGCCGAGGGGTTACATCAAACTCTTGCCACCAGACCTTCTCACCATCTGATGGAAGCTTGACTTTGAGGAACttcgcagcaaggaagattgctcCGGCCGTAATATGATTGGGTTTAAACTGGAGACAAAGCGAAGTACGTAGCCTGTACACCCCTTTAAGGCGCAGTAATTAAATAGGCATAATTGGGGGTAACTATTTTTGGAAGAATAGGTGTAATTTCAGCATACCCATCATTGACAAAATTCCAGGCAACTTGAGCAAGCGCATTTTGAGCAACCTTGAATTTTTTTATTGCTTCGACCAAGGGCTTGTAAGGGTGGTGCACATTCAGGTCAAAACCAAGTGTTATAAGAACAGCACGCTCCCCGATTAAAATAAGCTCCTTCTGTTGTTCATAAACCTCCTGCACGAAACAGCACAAAAACATCCTCAACAGCCATTCTTATCATAGGAATCAGGGGATAAAAATATATTGAATGTAAGCAAAAAATTGCAGATTGGTGAAATAATAGAAGTGTGGGGAAACAAGGATAGCACTGGCAACTACAAAAGAAATATCAAGACAATGCTCGCAATAAAATATCTCACCTTTTGCTTGATCCGAGCAACTGCGGCAGTATCCTTCTTGTGGATGATCTCATAAGAAATTAGTATGACATCCTTAAGGGGTCTgggagtttcttcaactttacccGCCAAGAACATGCAAACTGTGGCTATTGTCTGTAGGTTATAACTAACTTACATTGAGAACTTACAACGAGCAGTTGATTATAAGAAAACCTCTACCCCTGAAAATAACAAACTGCAAGCAGCATGATCTATGTTGTAGGCTATAGACACACACAACAAAAAAAGATTACATATCTCTTCTGCAAAGCCAAACAAATTCACCATATCATAGAATTCAGTAATATATTATTTATAAGTGCCAGTAAACCATTTCTGATGTCTTTCACAAATTGGTGGCAAGTATTTTCATGATTGAACCCATATTAGAATATTGCCTGCCATTCACATGTGAAGTCGAAAATATATTGTCTGACTGCAAACATGTACAAGCATATACAAATTTCAGTAAGGCTTACCAGCCTATCATTTCTGGCATGAGATTGACGAAGGAAAAAACGATGACAGAATACTATAGCGGTAGCAATTGTCACTTGAGGCCTACATTTTAAAGCCATTCACCATAaggcaaaacatataatatataaAATTATCATGCTAAAGAGCATAATTTATGCAGTAATTAATATACAGGGATATTTACTGATTCATAAACATTCACGGTGCAAGTAGTTGAAGAACACAAAAGCCTAAAAAGATATACTAAACAGAGTTTGATCTTTTCTGTTCTACCCAAACAAGGATGTCATCACCCAACGCTGTATGCCTACCAAGCATGAGCGACCCCTAAAGTAACGAATCAATGAATACAACACTGGGGCTACGGGCTAAACATTCTGTCTGTAAAGGGTGCAACCTAGGGTACAGATTTAGTCATGTACAATTAGAATACAACACTGCCATTAACAGAATGCAATGATTTATGCTTTAGATGTGCACTAGACTTTCCTtcgacttgcaaaataaaatgagcATGTGAAACAATCATGACGGGTTTCAAATACTGCGAACGGGCAAAGGAGAAAGAAAGAAATGCCACTTAAAAGAAATTAAGCTATCAGAAAATGACAAGTAGTCTACACAAACATGATAACAACAGGTACGATTCTATAATGCTATTAAACAGCTATTCTAGTGATGACAAATATTCTTACACTTTCAGCCTCATCCCAAAATCCTGAAGAAaagtgcagtatgacttgcgaaggTAAGACTCCTTCAGATCAATGCCATCTTTCCTTGAAAGGGAATTCTCCTCTATTTCTTTTCTACTAAAATACCACGAACCACCAAGGTTGCCACTTTCCACATGTCTACCATAGGGAGTTCTGTAAGGGCTGTTTTCTACAATTCCATGATGTGAAGAGTCACTTGTCTGCATGGTATCCATGTATGATTTTCCTCTTTTCTTCTAAAGAATCTGAACAAGTGAGATGTATAATGTCAGCACTGCAAACTTAACATCATAAGCATACATAAAAGGGCGCGGCTATTTGCGTAAAAATGAATGCATACACATTACTACTAAATTTAACACCGGGGAAGTTGTAAGAGCTAAAAAGACATCAAACCTATATTCACAATGTTCTAACTCTAAAAAGAAGCCTTTTCTGTGCACAAGATAACTTGGCATGCAAAGGATTCCAGATGACTGCCAGATTATAACAATGAAG includes:
- the LOC123448034 gene encoding cyclin-T1-3-like is translated as MDTMQTSDSSHHGIVENSPYRTPYGRHVESGNLGGSWYFSRKEIEENSLSRKDGIDLKESYLRKSYCTFLQDFGMRLKVPQVTIATAIVFCHRFFLRQSHARNDRLTIATVCMFLAGKVEETPRPLKDVILISYEIIHKKDTAAVARIKQKEVYEQQKELILIGERAVLITLGFDLNVHHPYKPLVEAIKKFKVAQNALAQVAWNFVNDGLRTSLCLQFKPNHITAGAIFLAAKFLKVKLPSDGEKVWWQEFDVTPRQLEEVSNQMLELYEQNRVVPPPSQGNDTEGSSASVVNPRALGKAPGAAEERHGHENHQAPRQSSMAGPPEKKNSNQRIPKVEAKDGIASSNEGPNMSSSMDAMKKIDKDKVKAALEKRRKSKGDAGRKVDIMDDDDLIERELEHGVEMAAKDEKKHDRRQSWPQPLHQSAGRTAENAEEGELSMDSQEYLSSVTELDDRKRKDAYDHRSHDHVERDHKRVRS